A window from Citrus sinensis cultivar Valencia sweet orange chromosome 3, DVS_A1.0, whole genome shotgun sequence encodes these proteins:
- the LOC102625245 gene encoding beta-hexosaminidase 2-like translates to MVRSHISISNVVALIFFLVLHIIPSVQSTTATTIDVWPKPRLVRWAPQHQLSLLSPSFTIAPPYDHPHLSSAVARYLTLIKTEHHLPSSVNNPSTATLSLPPPQPLQALHIMIHRLYAPLHHGVNESYTLHIPSDHPTANLTAETPWGAMRGLETFSQLVWGRPSRVPVGVYVWDDPIFAHRGLLLDTSRNYYGVGDIMRTIYAMSANKMNVFHWHITDSHSFPLNLPSEPGLAAKGSYGDDMQYSPDDVKKIVEFGLDHGVRVIPEIDSPGHTGSWAEAYPEIVTCANMFWWPAESKGEDKLAAEPGTGQLNPLNPKTYQVFKNVISDVVKMFPEPFFHAGADEVTPGCWKTDPTIQSFLSNGGSLSQVLEKFVNETFPYIASLNRTVIYWEDVLLDGVVKVDSSILDPKYTILQTWNNGPNNTKKIVDAGYRAIVSSADYYYLDCGHGGFLGNDSQYDQLVSSDTASKGGSWCAPFKTWQTIYNYDITYGLSEEKATLVLGGEVALWSEQADPTVLDSRLWPRTSAMAEALWSGNRDETGKKRYAEATDRLNEWRHRMVSRGIGAEPIQPLWCVRNPGMCNTVHASI, encoded by the exons ATGGTCAGAAGTCACATCTCCATCTCTAACGTTGTTGCATTGATCTTCTTTCTAGTGCTACACATCATCCCATCTGTCCAATCGACAACTGCCACCACCATCGACGTATGGCCAAAACCAAGACTCGTCAGATGGGCCCCGCAGCACCAGCTCAGCCTTCTGTCTCCGTCTTTCACCATCGCGCCACCATACGACCACCCCCACCTCTCCTCTGCGGTCGCCCGCTATCTCACCTTGATCAAAACCGAACACCACCTTCCATCATCGGTCAACAACCCGTCAACAGCCACGTTATCCCTTCCCCCTCCCCAACCCTTGCAGGCCCTCCATATCATGATCCACAGATTATACGCGCCGTTGCACCACGGGGTCAACGAGTCGTACACTCTCCACATCCCCAGCGACCACCCCACGGCAAACCTGACGGCGGAGACGCCGTGGGGCGCCATGAGAGGTCTAGAGACGTTTTCTCAGCTCGTCTGGGGCCGCCCTTCCCGTGTTCCGGTGGGTGTTTACGTGTGGGATGATCCCATCTTCGCCCACAGAGGGTTGTTGCTTGATACGTCGAGGAACTATTACGGCGTTGGTGATATAATGAGGACGATTTATGCCATGAGTGCTAATAAAATGAATGTGTTTCATTGGCACATTACGGATTCTCATTCGTTTCCGTTGAATCTGCCCTCTGAACCCGGGCTTGCTGCTAAAGGATCTTATGGCGATGACATGCAGTACTCTCCTGATGATGTGAAGAAGATTGTTGAGTTTGGTCTGGATCATGGTGTCAGGGTCATTCCTGAGATTGATTCTCCTG GCCACACAGGGTCATGGGCAGAGGCATACCCAGAAATTGTAACATGTGCAAACATGTTTTGGTGGCCAGCAGAAAGCAAAGGGGAAGACAAGCTAGCAGCAGAGCCAGGAACTGGCCAATTGAACCCCTTGAATCCGAAGACTTACCAAGTCTTTAAAAATGTGATAAGTGATGTTGTAAAGATGTTTCCAGAACCATTCTTCCATGCTGGAGCTGATGAAGTCACCCCTGGTTGCTGGAAAACTGATCCCACCATTCAATCATTCCTATCAAACGGTGGAAGTCTCAGTCAAGTGCTCGaaaaatttgttaatgaaACCTTCCCTTACATTGCCTCCCTCAATCGCACTGTGATTTATTGGGAGGATGTTTTATTGGATGGTGTTGTTAAGGTGGATTCTTCAATTCTTGATCCTAAGTACACAATCTTGCAAACATGGAACAATGGCCCGAATAACACGAAAAAGATTGTTGATGCTGGATACAGGGCAATTGTGTCATCTGCAGATTACTATTATTTGGATTGTGGACATGGAGGATTTCTTGGGAATGATAGCCAGTATGATCAGCTTGTTAGTAGCGACACAGCATCAAAAGGAGGGTCATGGTGTGCGCCGTTTAAGACATGGCAAACGATATACAATTATGACATAACATATGGGCTGAGTGAGGAGAAGGCTACATTGGTGCTTGGTGGGGAGGTGGCATTATGGTCTGAGCAAGCCGATCCAACTGTTCTGGACTCTCGGCTTTGGCCTAGGACCTCGGCTATGGCTGAGGCGCTGTGGTCAGGAAACAGGGATGAGACGGGCAAGAAGAGGTACGCGGAAGCAACAGATCGGTTGAATGAGTGGAGGCACAGAATGGTGAGTAGAGGGATTGGTGCTGAGCCTATTCAGCCACTTTGGTGTGTGAGAAATCCAGGCATGTGC